Genomic DNA from Telopea speciosissima isolate NSW1024214 ecotype Mountain lineage chromosome 2, Tspe_v1, whole genome shotgun sequence:
catttgaattttgaatgcaAGGAGGAAGAGGCTGAATTTATCTATTCAAAATTGCGGATGCTGAAGAAAATGTTTCATCGTCGTATAGAAACTTCTATGGAGTTGAAATCTCCTGAAGATAGTTCACCTAGAGTCAAAGATGTTTCAAAAATTCTTCCGGATGCAAGCTCTTCACAATCAATGGCGTCTGCCCAGGAAGAGTTGGAAGAAGGAGAGATCAGAGAGATCCCTCAGTCTCATAATTTTCCTGTACATATTCCTGTCAAGCAGGAGCGGGTAACTGATTCTGATAAAACCAGTTCGTCAAAGCAGAATGATTTCTCCGAATTCGAGAAAATATGTATCAAGAGGTTCAATAAGCTCCTCCAAAAGCAACAGGAGGAAGTTCAGAAATTTCATGAAattagggaaaaggaaaaagcaAAGCTGGATAAAGAGCTAATGTTGGAGTTGGCTTTTATCCGCACGGTACATAAACATACCTCCATTAGATTAGATAAGATGAAGACAGCAGAGCAAGACCATGCAAAGAAGATAGAAGCACACAATCAGGGTTGGGAAGTGCTTAAGAAAAACTTTGAGTCTTTGCAGCTGATGGCAAGGAAGGAGGAGAGGCGGACGAAGGCTCATTGGTTGGAGCAAGCTATATCTGGGAAATCAGTTGAGCCATTTGCTAAGCTTCCTTTGCCAGATTCTTGGTTCAGGTTGGAACAAATGATGGGTGGTGAGCTAGGTGCCGCTGGGCTTTCTTCAGAAAGACCAGATCCTAACATGAGTTTTCCAATCAAGCCAGGTGAGGTTCTACTGtctaaaataactaaaactatTCCAAGTGAAGCCGCAGAGGGCAGTGTAATGGATGCTACCCTTGACATGCATCCTAATAGAGAGGACAGAATGGATGCTACTGTTACCTTGCAGTCTGATGGGGATGGCAACAGACTGGATACTATGCTTGACATGCAGACTAACAGAGAGGATGATGGGATGGATGTTAGTGTTGCCATGCAATCTAATGGAAACAGTGACAGAATGGATACTATGCTTGACTTGCAGCCTAATAGAGAGGATGATGGAAATCATGGAATGGATGCTAATGTTTCCATGCAGTCTAATGGTGACAGCAACAGATTGGACTCTACCCTTAACTTGCAGCCTAACAGGGAGGATGACCGAGTTGATGCTGGTAGTCTTGACATGCAGTCTAATGTAGATGACTGTAGACTGGATGGTACAATTGCCATGCATTCTGGTAGAGATGACAATGGAGTAGATACAACAGTTGCCATGCAACAGCCTCATAGAGGCAGCAATGGAATGGATACTACTTGTGGCATGCAGTCTTGTAGAGATGAAAATGCAATGGATGTTACAGCCCCAGAAAGGGAAACTCTTGCTGGAGATGAGCAGCACAATAGGGCAGACAGTTCCAACAGTGTAGATTTGCGTTCATTGGAGCCGACTCAGATAGATTCTACCCGGAACAGTTCATTACCATTGGATGAGGTATATAGATTATGGCCTTAACTTGGGTGTTTTTGTATCCTAATTTTCTGTGTATGTTATTGTTCTGTCAAACTCATGTATCTTTATGATGATAAATGGCCATATCTTCTGTGGACTTGGTACCTGTTAGTTCTGACCGTCCAAAATTTGATTGTAGCAGATGGTTGGTTTTAATAGGTGCCACCTGCCTACATGCACACCATTTTTTGAACTACTGTCTTAGCCTATTACATTGACCTTGTACCAGATCTCGATTATATCTCCATGTTGAGAAAGATGATTTGTGCTTATGCACAGGGCTTGAATATATTAATATATCTTGCCTTCGTGCATATATTTATGgagattttctttttggaaatttGCAGACACTTTTAACTATTTCTTTATGTTTTCAGGTACTTCGTGTTGAGCATTGTGAGCCACCCACATCACCTGCAGCACAAGATGAGGCTGTGTCAAGTTGTGAAATGCAAAATACTCCTGAACAAGTCCAGGTTCCATTGCTGCACCCGGCTAATGTTTTACCTTCTGATGGACCTAATCATGATACCTCTGTTACGGAACCCGTTCAGCAATTCCCACTGCTTGTGTCTAATGACCCACCCTCTACTGGATGTGATCAACAAGATGTACCTTCGATTACAGGGACCTATGATGAGACAAATTTTGAAGACCAAACCTCCATTGGACGGGCTCAAATTCAAGAACACCCACCGATGGGCAATCCAGCTGAATCAGCACCACCAGTTGAGGACCGTCCTgagccatctctctctcttccacaaTCCATGACCCCTTTGGTGCAGCACCTGCCTGTGGAAAGGCCCTCAGTTGGAAGCGGGGCGCTAGTGTCGGACACTAGTTTGGCCACTATTCCAGAGTCAAGTAATTGTCCAGATTTTGTACATTCAGTTGGAAGCAGCACGCATGTATCAGTTACTGGGGGTATTGGGATAGTTCCAGAATCCAGCAACCGTCCACTACAACCAACTACTCTTCCAACCCAGATGTGTCAGCCATGGTCCAATGACCCACTTCAACATGAAATGGAAAGATTACAGAAAGAAAAGGAGCAGACCATCAAATTGCATGGAGAACTGGTTTGTACATGAgcttcctttttcttgtttttgccAATATTGTATTCCAAGTGGTAGGTGAGCCCCAATTTATTCTGTTCTGTTGAATGTATTCTTCTTTGTGAGTAGAAATTGCGGCTTGAAGCTGAACGTGACAAGGAGATAGAACAGATACGTAGGAAGTATGCTGCTTTGCTCCAGGAGGCTGAGGCTGTACTGGTGCATAAGAGAAAGGCACTGGATGCAAACTGCAACAAAGTTTTTATGAATAAGCTGTTGGCCGATGCATTCAGATCCAAATTCAGTGAGCCAAGGGCAACTGGGATGCTGGGACAGCGGCAAGGTAAGGAATTATTTCAGGACCTGTTTCAACTCTTAATGTTTTCACCTCGTTGGATATCTCTGCAACTTTGAGATTAAGGCATGCTTAATTCGGGTTAACCATATTGAGTACCATGTCTGAACTTATATAACACATTGACAGTGTTCACAGCCAAACCTACCAGCATGACCAATTTCAGATGCTGTCCTGTGCATTAACTATTATTAAGCTTTATAGTTGGAGATCTTGCTGCCAAATTTTCGCCAGTGTGATTAACATGGCATGCATCCAAAAATGGATTGAAATAGGCACACTGATTGCTAAACTGTATACATAATACACgccttttccttaatttttgtGGAGCATCTAACCCCTGATCTTTTTCCAGGGATGCCTACTAGTTTCATGCAGCAGTTATTTCAGCTGTCTTTGCCGCAACATGCTCAGAGGCCTGCCCCTGTGTCTGGTCCACCAGTGGCTCCCCCATTGCAGGTGGTCCACCAATCCTCTGCACTTTTCTCAAGTAATCCGGTCAGACAATCCATCAGCCCTATTGTTCCTCCGGCAGGGAACCTTCAAGTTGCTGGTGAACTACGGGCCCCAGCCCCTCACCTTCAGCCCTTCAGACATTCCACATCCATGCCGGCACCCAATATCCAGCCTGTTCCTCACACCATTCCCAGTCAGCAGGCACTCGGAAATGCTGCTTCCACTTCTTCCATGATTCCTCAGCTTGCATCTCGGGCACCTACCCTTTCATCTGGGCCTTTTAGCAGGAGCCAGCAACAAGAAAGTGCAGTAGGGTTGGCGGGTTTCAGTAATTCTTCTTTGTCTGCTCTGGAGCTGTTACAACCTCTCCCAGATTTGGGTCTGACCGTGGGTGCATTGGACCCATCTGAACTCACCACGCATTGTAGTTCACGAGGCACTGCAGCCCGAACTGATCCAACAGCAGATGTCGTTTGCATTTCGGACGATGAGTAATCAAAGTGTGATAAAATTCTTTACGGGATAGCCATTTTTGTAATATTTAATGTAATATATTGCATATAGTCATATTATCTTACTAAGCTCAGATGGTCCCTGAAATTCAAGCAAATTTACATTATAGTGAGCTAACTATGCTGGATGAACCACAGAAGTATTTTTCAATGAACTTTACAGCTCTTCATGATTTCTGTGGATGTAACACTGGCGTGAGCTGTATAATTACGTTATTGTATACTCTGAAACTTGGCGTTCTTCACTGTTTGTGACATTGGTATCTTCAACATACATACGCAGAGAAACAGACCATGCAGTTGGGAGTTGCTGAGGTTTAGTGTAGAGACGAAGAAATTAGATATCCCTCCAGATGCGGCAgatgttaattttttgtctgATGTGCAGTGTGAATGGCGaggattagggatgtaaacggatcggattcgacttagatacggattggatgtgatcggatctggATATTTTTTGGCCGAATACGTATATCTCTAAACAGATTTGGATGCggattgaatttggatttttgaccatctgtttacatctctaccttgtGTAATATGGACCATCTTCTTTCTAATAGATACAATTTattctcaatccatatctcttagatcttgattctctttttctcatattctagaatctgttgaataattaataataaaaaaaatctgaatacatAGATCATGATTgtcttttcctcatatttttATCGGATTATTcagatatttttttggatatctctaaacgaatccAGATGTCCCTAAACAGATACAGATATAGACACGGATGCGGATTCAGATTTCGATTATTTATTTACATCCTTGACGAGGATGGACGCACACCAATGAGCTGGAAATCTTTCTCTCAGATGTATGCATCCATCCTAGCCATTCCACACCTTGGCCATGTGTTGTCCTCTAGGGGTGCGTCGGACATCATCTAGCTCGAGGGTGCGCTAGAGGGGAACTCGATCCACCGAACTCCGCCGCACCTACCTACCAAGTACCACCTACCTATTTGACTCATTGGGATTTTGATTTGTTGTTATCAGACTTTGAATATTACAATATTAATACCATGTATAATATAATTCTGTATAGTTACTTCTACGTTATTATCTTAGTCTCAACACTCTCACTGCAATCAAGTAACTGAGACCATGAGGCCGTCTACAAGGGAGCATCATGATGATTATCTATACATCTCATTTTTAAGTATGATTGACAATGTGGTGTGGCCCACTAGTCGAACAGTCCCGATCATCGGAGTTGGTAAGATTCACATCACAAGAAAATTTCTATTGGATGTTTTGATAAGATTGCTTACATGCACGCGCACTAATAATTTATGAACACTCATCAATTTTTTTGTGTTGTGGAGGTGATCGACGATCATGcattcaaatgaaaaaaaagttttaagaCCCAGTTCCTCTATCTCCACCCATGGCCATGGGGTAGAACGAGTCTCATTATCCATCCCATTTGATCATTAAATTGAactcaaaaatgattttttttaaaaattttgtatcATAAAAATAAGAGTGGGAATTAATAATGAACCCAGAAAAGAATGGGGGTCTCGACACAACCAACGATaatgttgctccattgcgacctggTGGTCATGGATTTGAATCCAGAAACAGCCTCTCGACGAAATATGGGAAAGATTATGCATATATCTATCCTTCTCCAAAAATCCTACGTAGTAGTGAGAATCTTGTACAGTGAGTATGTGTATGAGTGCTAGATTGGAtcagcctagtatgagataTGTTAAGGGATTTGATTTAACGCATTCCATGGAACTTTTGACGTATTGATCAAGTCCTGATGACCCTATGTTTAATCATAACGTCACAATCACCATTGGTAAAGAGAGGTGAAGGAAAAGCTTATTCCACACACACTCACAAGAGAATCAATCCAagaaagaaactgaaaaaaaaattgaattgcTGATATGTATATTACATTTATGTCTTCATCTCACCGTAATACAGAAGGAAACAAAAGCAGAAGAATAGAGAGAAATTGGAAAAAGGAAATATTTCCTTCCAAGTAATAGTAATAATGGAAGTAGTAATACTAGTAAATGTCCGTAGCAGTAGAAGCAGAATTGAACTAGCAGATTGGAAGAGGAGCTCCATTCCATTCCTTGAGACAATGGAGTAAAGGGTCAATGATCTTCCCCTGACACATCGCCGTAAACACCTTATTGAAATCCTCTCCAGGCGACTTCACCTTCTCTCCCGTCAGAAGTACAGTTCCCAATTCCTCCCTAACAAACTTGTAAATTGGATACGATCTACACTCCTCGATCTGGTTCCGGATCGCCGCGTTCCCGCTTTCCACCGCGCTCCTTGCCGCTTCCACTTCTTTAGGCAAAACCGCCTTCAATTCGTCTTCAAAAGCACTAATCTTCTGGAAAATAGAACTACCAGTGTTCTTCTCATTCTCGCCGTTACTCAGCGCGTGCATGACAAGAACCTGTCACAGCTTTTGCATAAGTGGGTACGTGGCACTGCATGGATCGTCCACGTAAGCAAACAACTGCTCCCGATCCACCACCAAAAGCAGATCCTTCTCACAAAACCTCGACAGATGAAGCTCTCCGTTAACTCCCATGGTTAAAACCCTCTTTGCCACTTGGCTCACCGTGTTCTTCACCGTCCGCTTCAAGTTTTCCTCCAAATGTCTCAAATCGATAGCTTGGCAGAGCGCCACCAAGAATGTCGACGACATGAGCTTCAAGATCTCCACCGCTTCGGCGGTTTTCCGGGACGAAATGAGTCCCAAAGAGTTAACGTCTTGGTTGTGCTGCTCTGTGCTCTAGACATGGTTGGTCATCGGATTAGCCAAGAACTGAAGCTCAGAGCAGTAAGAAGCCATGGCGATCTCCGCGCCTTTAAAGCAATAATCCAAGCTAGGGTTCCGGCCACCGGAGAGATTAGAAGGGAGACCATTGTTGTAGAAATCGTTGACCAATTCGGAGAATTGAGCGAACAAGAGTTTTCCGATTGAACCGATGGCCAAACGGGTGTTGTCCATGGAAACACCAATTGGGGTCCCTTGGAAGTTGCCACCGTGGAGTGCTTTATTTCTTGACACGTCGATCAAAGGGTTGTCGTTTACGGAGTTGATCTCACGTTCGATGGATTTGGTGGATGATCTGATCACTTCGATTAGTGGGCCCAACCATTAGGGAGATGTACAGAGAGCGTACCGATCTTGTTTGGGTTTTTGTAAAGGATCCATCTCGTGTAGCTTTTTTGCTGCTCTAACGTAAGAGCTACCGTCCAATATGTGTTCCATGATGGCCGCTGCTTCGATCTGACCTGGGTGATGTTTCAATTTGTGGGTCAGGTGACCCGTAAACTCTGGTTTGCCTTGCATCACCTCCGCAAAGATGGCTGATATAACTTCAGCAAGGACGGCTAGGATGTTAGCTTCAAAGAGGACCATTGATGCCATGCCGGACCCCACCGCAGTACCGTTGACGAGGGCCAAACCTTCCTTACGTTCCAACTCGAAGAATCCACGGTCGATTCCAGCCGTACGGAATGCGTCGGCAGCATTGAGCCATTTCCCATCTGGGCCCCTTGCCTTTGAATTAGGGCGGCCTATTAAGAGCCCTGCGATGTAAGATAGAGGGACGAGATCTCCTGAAGCAGTGATGGTTCCACGGAGTGGCAAGCATGGAGTGATGTTGCTGTTTAGGAACTTGGTCATGGTTTCTAATATCTCGAATCGGATACCCGAGTAGCCTTGGAGGAGTGTGTTGATCCTCACCAACATGGCTGCCCTTGTGGCCGAGTGTGGCAATGTGTGGCTAGATTCTGTCTCGTTCCCAAAGATTCCAGCATTCAAGAACCTGATCATATTCCACAATAAATTGATAAATGGTTGATGTACATTAACTATTTGATAATATTAGAAAAATACTATATGGTTTTCAAAAGCACAAAAAGGTGTATTCAGTGTACAAGGCTCTCGGCACTACAAGATCTAGGAAAGATCATAATATACACAATCTTATGGCTGAGTGTGGCAATGTTTTTTTGGTGCTAAGTTGGGTCTACCACAGTAGTGGCCCGAAGAGGGATTCGGCACCGGGAGGGACCCGAAGAGGAATTGGATGGGAGGGGAGAAAGTCAGAAAACAAAGTAGGTAGCAGACTTCAAACGATGGGGGGTAGGAGTCTCCCCtcatattgatttttttttttataagagaaaataaataaaatataaaaacctCTATGAAGAGGTGGAGGTGTAGGGTACCCTAACAGTTCAGAGatatttttctattcatttatttatttaattattattaaaaatttttggtagcatatttatttatttattattgtttctTCTCAAGCTTAATAACTCTCATGGGCTGACCCGGGAAGATAACTTGGGCATTTGGGTATTGCCCATTTCATACTTCATTCCACCAACCATATCTAATCTACCAACTTATTTGAATGAAGAAAAAGCCACACGAACCAGAAATATTCTTGGCCATCCAAATAGAACAGTTTCGGCCATTTATATGGTGCTGATATATACACCTAGGACCATCCCTTTTAGCGGGTAGGTGAAGTGGGTCCCATAGCAATATATTAATTGGATCAATGTAACTGGACCACGTGTTTCATAATTACCAAGTTTCAAGTAATTCAATAGTAACAGAGGAGGCAAAGGGTACGAAAGTGGTCAACCCAAAGTCTCAAACCCGACCCAGCTCTCCTTATCGCTGACTGTCCAAGGTTGTGGTGGCCCACCAAATGAAGTGGCAAATAAGGACttcattttattaattaataaatactTCACCAACTTCACCTCCAAGGTggataaaggaaagagaaatttaaaggaaaagCATAGGCACATCTAATAATACCTACCACACAGCTAATTAAAGAATCTGAGAAGAtttaattttacattttttttaccTTAAAAGGAAAGTAATAACAATAAATGCCAAAAAAGTTAGAAAAATATCGTTTTTATGATAAACTGTGGAAAGCAGcctatatattattattattttctaacCTTAATTAGAAACATGAAAAgtttgaaaaaatataaataattttaaaatttataaaaattattatttttagacCTGATGAGTTCTTTCTGAAGGGCACCTCCTTGTTTAGTCCTCCTATGTGAAGTTGCACCAAAACCAGTAGTAACACCATAGCTATCTGTCCCTTTGTTCATGCTCTCCATAACCCAATCGCTACTCGCCTTAACTCCGGCTCTCGCCGACTCCGAAAGCTCCACCGTTACGCCACCACCGACCGCTTCAAGTGTGGCGATCGCCGCTACCTGAGCGATGGTGAGTGTTTCACCACCGAGATTAATGATTGGCTTACGATACTCAGTCACCATACGCTTCACCTCCTCGAGGTGACTTCCCTTGAGACACTCAGCTGCCATTCCCCAGTTCAAagggtcttcaaggcagatTGAAACATTTCCATTACGTACTGTTCTTGTTTGTGaattccatttcttcttcttcttcttgaatgaATATAAATGGtttacaaaagaagaaaaaaaagaaaagcagagAACAAAAGAAGATGGAAATTCAGGAATTTTAAGTGAATTTCTTGAGTTTTGGTTGAGGTGAGTGAGGTCCTTTAAATAGAggggaggagaggagagagttgGGTGAGGATGAAAACAGGTTAGTTGAAAACGTCTAAGGGCCGTTGGATCTTCATGTTATTGGAAGGTAGAGATGTTGCCATGTGGGAACAGATGGGAACACGTCAGACCTATGATGCGGATTTTTACCCGTCAAACTTGTAGACGAGAAAGTGGTTGGTGAGACCTCTATGGGATTGGGAGAGAAATATATACATAGAGAGCCCAAGAGGACAACTTTATGtcgtcattttggtcatttgttcattaattaattaagtaatTAGGCTTAATCATTTGGTCATTATCTCATGTTCTCTAATCTAATTTCATCTCATCTCTAAAAGACCAACATACCCCtccatatgattttttttttcattttgcatATTATTCAAAATTTAATAATTGGAGAAGATATCCGTACACAGGAGATTCCCACATCAACTCCATTAAATGAGGAGTGCAAGAGCTTTTATGTCATTTTAGATTGGCATTACTGCATTTAATGCAAGTTGTGCACATGCACAGAAAAATTTGCATTAACAATTTTTagaataaaaaggaaatttaTGAGGGAGAAGTGTTGTTAAGCTTCTACATAATTTGATGGAAAATcatatcaaaaaataataaattgactTGGAATTAGGCATGGGATTGGTTTCCATCGATTTTGATTCGAATCAGTCAAATTGGTCAATTTAAATTGAACTCAGTATAACTAGGATGCTAACGTAACAgtgctctacgatcagcttGACCATAAAGTGGTCCATGATAAAGTAATTCACGAATAGCTCAATCACCGGAAAAGAGTGATCCACGAGCTAGCTCAAGTCGGAATCATTATCGATCAATTTCGAGTTAAATTGACAATACTATTAATTTTAATCCGATTTTCGTTAGGGGATAAAAGACAAGTAAGGTCTTCAAATTGAAAGTTTCCAGAGTGGGACAATGGAAAGGCAAAAGAAAAACATAGGAAATGTCAGGGAAAACATGAGGAAATTCCTCCTCAACATTTCTCACTTATTTCCCTGCAGTTTCTCATGTGTTTCATTATTAATGTCGTATTAGGAGAACGTTGTTAGCACTAATTAATTACGTTCCCAAATTGGATTATTTCCGGTCAATGCCATACTTCTTATAGATAATGGGATAGGATTTTCCTGGTAGCTATGGAGAACGATCCTATCTTAACAAATCACAACAACCTGAGTCAACTAATTTATATATTATACTTTCATGCAAAACAAACTAATTTAATTCACCTACTAActtctacattttttttgggggttgggggatGAAGGGAAATTCTCTTATGGAAAGAagatttatttaaaaaatagataTCTAGGTCTCTTTAGATGGTATCATAAAATACAACAATACAATAGTAAACTCTAAcaaaaactaaaaggaaaaggaagcatgTGCCGCCATTGTGGATAAAAGTCATTTGTAGTGCTTAATCTTGTGGTGCCCAGGTTTacgagctcgacacgtggaagatgtttCA
This window encodes:
- the LOC122650490 gene encoding helicase protein MOM1-like, with the protein product MWQPFDGSRLGDILDDFLRQRFGPDSYERVDGVVSSKKKQAAMNMFNSKERGRFVFLLESRACHTSIKLSSVDAIILFDSDWNPLIDLRGLQRIHIDSQFEQLKVFRFYTPCTVEEKILNLAKQDMYLDSSIQNINRSHCHMLLIWGASYLFSKLSDFHGGDTSASGLNNLSNEAFMNDVVKELLTCVPQNAENNNKSICSLISKVKQSGAIYSRDIPLLGESKMQLREEEPSHVFWTKLLQGRYPRWRYLSGVSHRVRKRVQYFDESPRKSNVECQEVINKRKKVTDITTDPTSLKPWQEDKRKVLLGGKEGTSGTQAGNRSQSLPRSAVNMGDINHVPFITNEISGVSEGHLIESEESRKLREAQKSLHLLLKPEISKLCEILRLPGYIKGMALRFLDYIMKNHLVNREPVAILHAFQISVCWTAASLLKHKISHKESLAHAKHHLNFECKEEEAEFIYSKLRMLKKMFHRRIETSMELKSPEDSSPRVKDVSKILPDASSSQSMASAQEELEEGEIREIPQSHNFPVHIPVKQERVTDSDKTSSSKQNDFSEFEKICIKRFNKLLQKQQEEVQKFHEIREKEKAKLDKELMLELAFIRTVHKHTSIRLDKMKTAEQDHAKKIEAHNQGWEVLKKNFESLQLMARKEERRTKAHWLEQAISGKSVEPFAKLPLPDSWFRLEQMMGGELGAAGLSSERPDPNMSFPIKPGEVLLSKITKTIPSEAAEGSVMDATLDMHPNREDRMDATVTLQSDGDGNRLDTMLDMQTNREDDGMDVSVAMQSNGNSDRMDTMLDLQPNREDDGNHGMDANVSMQSNGDSNRLDSTLNLQPNREDDRVDAGSLDMQSNVDDCRLDGTIAMHSGRDDNGVDTTVAMQQPHRGSNGMDTTCGMQSCRDENAMDVTAPERETLAGDEQHNRADSSNSVDLRSLEPTQIDSTRNSSLPLDEVLRVEHCEPPTSPAAQDEAVSSCEMQNTPEQVQVPLLHPANVLPSDGPNHDTSVTEPVQQFPLLVDL
- the LOC122652157 gene encoding helicase protein MOM1-like; translated protein: MTPLVQHLPVERPSVGSGALVSDTSLATIPESSNCPDFVHSVGSSTHVSVTGGIGIVPESSNRPLQPTTLPTQMCQPWSNDPLQHEMERLQKEKEQTIKLHGELKLRLEAERDKEIEQIRRKYAALLQEAEAVLVHKRKALDANCNKVFMNKLLADAFRSKFSEPRATGMLGQRQGMPTSFMQQLFQLSLPQHAQRPAPVSGPPVAPPLQVVHQSSALFSSNPVRQSISPIVPPAGNLQVAGELRAPAPHLQPFRHSTSMPAPNIQPVPHTIPSQQALGNAASTSSMIPQLASRAPTLSSGPFSRSQQQESAVGLAGFSNSSLSALELLQPLPDLGLTVGALDPSELTTHCSSRGTAARTDPTADVVCISDDE